Below is a window of 'Nostoc azollae' 0708 DNA.
TTGGGGTGTGACAATTGATGAAGAAATATTGGTAATCAAGTAGTCAATATCAGTGGCTTGAGAGAAAGTAGAAGCCTTGATGACGATAGCAATATTGCCCTTTCCAGTTAAGGGTGATATTTCTACTTCTTGAGTTACTACCCATAATGTTCTGGGTTTATCTAACTCCAGTTGAATTTCTGTAAAAGCCTCTTGGGGTAAACTTTGTGCTAATTCATCTAACCTAATTATTTGTGGACTATCCTCTTGGTCACTGGCAAGGACTTTGGGATTTTTAGCTAATCCTCCTCAATACTTTAAATGCCGATTCTCTATCTTTAATAAGGAAGATGTATTGTGGCCATATCCAGCATCTATAATTACTATTCCTGGTTGATAACCACGGCTTAATGTCAGATCTATTAATTTAATTCCTAACTCAGGTTTATTCTCAAATAGAGGGTCTTGTTTTCCTTTGGTTCAAGAATCACCGTGGTGATATAACTCTATATTTAATGGTAAGCTTTTACTGCCATCATAATAGATCTATGTGTTGTTACTACTACTATTCCATTGTCCCTTTTCCCAATTTCTCCAATATATTTTCTTCCTACTCCATCCCTAAAATTCCCGCTTTTTCTATGGACAGAATCATCAATTATTAAGCTAAGTCCTCTGGTGATTCTCCTCTGACTACACTTGTTCATAATCTCTAACTGACACTCATTGACTTGGGAACTGGACCAAGGTGCTTCAGTTAAAACGTGGTGTAATCGGTGGTAGGTCACCCCTAGGGCATTCTCTGCCATTTTAAATAGGTTTTTTCTCTCACTTTCACCCAATCATCTCCCTAAGTCATGTCTAAACTCTGTTTTTTGCGCTTGATGAGTAAATACATCATCAAATGACACAATCTTTCAAACCATGGTGCCATTGCTGCGGCAGTGGTTTCTTTCATCAGCTTCTTTTAACGTGAAAGCTACACCAAAACCGCACCATACTCCTTTTTACTCTTAACTTTTGTTTAAGTCCCGGTAACTACCTAGATGAAGTAATTGATAAAATTAATCGTACTATTGCTGATAGTAAAGGGGTAAAACTAGATGTAGTCTAGTCGGAAAATGCCTTTCCAGGTTATGGCGAACATGGTCAAGCTGTTCTCAACCAGCAAATTGGCAACATGAACGAGTATGCATTGTTTGTTGGTATTATGTGGAATCCTATAGGGACTCTAACACCCCGTGCTGAGTCTGGTACAGTTGAAGAATTTGAGAGGGCTGTTAAATCCTGGCAGAAAAATAGTCAGCTTGAAATATGGTTTTACTTTCGACAATCACCAGCACAACTTAATACAGAATAAGCACTAAAACAGCGACGAAATGTATTAGCATTCAAGAAAAAAATTCAAATAAAAGTATTGATCCGAGAATACTCTGCTCCTGCAAACTTCCGCGATAAATTCCGTGAGCATATATCTTAATAGTTAAGCAAACGTGAAAGTAAAACTCTGCAACCCAGTGTCACTGCGTCCAAAAACACTAAATTGTCATTTCCAGTAACTGGGATTTCAAAATCTTAGACCACTACAATAGATAGTCGGAAGAAATCAAATTTATTGTCCACACAGAAAAAGACGAAGGTAAAGTCATCTCCCACAGTAAAGAAACAATTAGCTGCTAGAAAAATTTCCACACTTCGTTCTCAAAAAAGTGTTAATAATTCAGGTGCATGGATTTTGTTAGATGACAAATTATACTTAAGTGAATCTGTTACCGGGACTTAAACAAAAGTTAAGAGTAAAAAGGAGTATGGTGCGGTTTTGGTGTAGCTTTCACGTTAAAAGAAGCTGATGAAAGAAACCACTGCCGCAGCAATGGCACCATGGTTTGAAAGATTGTGTCATTTGATGATGTATTTACTCATCAAGCGCAAAAAACAGAGTTTAGACATGACTTAGGGAGATGATTGGGTGAAAGTGAGAGAAAAAACCTATTTAAAATGGCAGAGAATGCCCTAGGGGTGACCTACCACCGATTACACCACGTTTTAACTGAAGCACCTTGGTCCAGTTCCCAAGTCAATGAGTGTCAGTTAGAGATTATGAACAGGTGTAGTCAGAGGAGAATCACCAGAGGAGTTAGCTTAATAATTGATGATTCTGTCCATAGAAAAAGCGGGAATTTTAGGGATGGAGTAGGAAGAAAATATATTGGAGAAATCGGGAAAAGGGATACTGGAATAGTAGTAGTAACAACACATACATCTATTATGATGGCAGTAAAAGCTTACCATTACATATAGAGTTATATCACCACGGTGATTCTTGACCCAAAGGGAAACAAGACCCTCTATTTAATAAGAAACCTGAGTTAGGAATTAAATTAATAGATCTGACCTTAAGCGGTGGTTATCAACCAGGAATAGTAATTATAGATGCTGGATATGGCCACAATACATCTTCCTTATTAAAGATAGAGAATCGGCATTTAAAGTATTGAGGAGGATTAGCTAAAAATCCCAAAGTCCTTGCCAGTGACCAAGAGGATAGTCCACAAATAATTAGGTTAGATGAATTAGCACAAAGTTTACCCCAAGAGGCTTTTACAGAAATTCAACTGGAGTTAGATAAACCCAGAACATTATGGGTAGTAACTCAAGAAGTAGAAATATCACCCTTAACTGGAAAGGGCAATATTGCTATCGTCATCAAGGCTTCTACTTTCTCTCAAGCCACTGATATTGACTACTTTATGACCAATGTTTCTTCATCAACTGTCACACCCTAATGGATAGTTGATACATATTCTCAAAGAAATTGGGTAGAACTTGTTTACAGGGAAGCCAAGGGACGGTTAGGACTCAAAGAAGATCAAGTTGGAGATAATAGCAGTTGACTGCGCCATTTTATTTTGGTTTTCTGTGCCTACACTTTTATTCTTTGCCATCAGTGGACTGGAGGATTAAGACCAAGGTGGGCTAAGAAACCTTTGAATACCTTTACTGAAGCTTTAGAAGCGTTGAGAACAGCCATATCTTTTCTATTTACTGATTGGTTCAACTGGAATCCGGACGTGTTTCCTTCTGATAGAGCCAGTTTGGGCTACATTTGGCCTTGATTTTTGTTTACGTCCCGTTAGGAAGTATCGTTTTTCATAAGAACCAAGCGTGATTGTAGTGCCAATGGGATAACGCCAAGGTTTTCCAAGTTTTTTATCAGGGTCTAAGTTGCGATTACCAATGTGTTCTTGAAGAGCAGTTTCAATATCTAAATCGAGTTTATCCTGTTTACCTCTGTAAACTAGTTTAAGAAATTGCCCTTGAACACTGGAGTCTCTGATGAGTTCCTGGTGCTGTAGAAGTACAAACTTTACCTTATATTCAAAAGCAAACTGTTGTAGATTCTCAAAGAGTAACCTCGATTCAAGAAACCCAAGAAAATATTGATTTGGGTGAAGCAGAAGCCATTGTTTTAGCTTTAGAACTGAAAGCTGATTTAAGTAGGTGGGCGGAAGAATTTATAACTATGTCATGGCGAATGCAGCAAAGGGGAATCAACCAATCCCAAGCGTTTCAAGTAATTTACATTTTGTTACATAGTTATGTTTATTTGTGTCTACCTACTTACTATTAATGGATGAACATCGAGGTAGGATAGTCGCAACCAGCTATGGTTTACTAATAACCTGGTTATTAGAAGTCCTATTGCAAGCGAAACGAAAAATGTTGATTCATTCTGTAAAAGTTTTGATAGATCAACTAATTGAGCAAGCTGATTTCCGAGTGAGTGACCAATTGTACACAATAATTTTACAATCGGTTGGGGAATAATTAATTATTTAGGAACATGGGACTGTTTAGAAGTATGCGATCACCTATTAAAGAGAAAGGAAACAGTGAGCGATCACCATCTTTACAACCAGTTTTTCTATCCCATTAATCTAAAGTCAATCATAGTCTGACGATAAGCATCAGTTAAACCCGTATCAAAACACCTACCTTTAACAACATATCCTGTCATTCCCTCTTTTTGACGCAATTTCTCCAAACAAGAAGTTAACTAAAATTCACCCCTTTCTCACCAATTTTGATTGATACTTTCTTTCTGCCAGAAAATCAAAGATTTGCGGTGTGAGTAAATATAAACCAAATACACATAAAAACTTATCCTCTGCCATACCTTCAACACGCAAATTCTCACGCGCATATTCAACACTTGTCTTTTCATAAATTTCCGTTAAAGAAAGCAGAGAATTATTATCCTGCCAAATACCAGCCACACACCCAGCTTTATAAATAATTTCTGGTGGGGCACCCTTCTTAAACCAATCACACTATGATTAACTTGTGAATAAATATCTAATATTTGTCTAGCACAAGATGTTTCTATCTCTGATTTATAAACATGCTCCCCTAACATCAAGAAAAAAGGCTCATTATCCACCCAATAATATTTAGCACAAAATACAGCATGAGCATAGCCTTCCTGTGCTGTTTGGGTTAATATAGTAACTCTACTCCCCAACTCCTGCAGATATTGAGTATATTCTTGATTCTGTGGCTAAAGTTTAGCGAATAATTCCAGTTTAGGTGGAGATTTAAATAACTGTGTAAATATTCCTATATCATCTGGTTGAACTCCTATCCCTACTTATGTAATTCCCACATTAACAGCTTCTTCCACAATTGCCGAAATCACAGGTTTGGCTCTGCCATCTTTATCAAGAATCGGGAAAAGTTCTTTTTTCAGAACTTTCTTAGCTGGAAATAATCTTGTCCCAAATCCAGCAGTAGAAATTACAGCTTTCTTCATTTTATTGCTTAGCATAAGTTGTCATCTTTACACATTTCATTTGGAGAAAATCACAGTTAATTATTTCTATGATTTTTTCTTGGTATTCTTCATTTTTACTAATAAATTGTGCTGTTCCATCCCCTTGAAAACCTACACCTTTACCACCAAAAATATACTCTTGAACTGGTGGATAGTTCAGGAGATGATGGATAACAGGAGAGGTTAATTCATCAATACAAGTGGGAATTAGATATTTATCAAAATCTTCCTGTGGTTGTTTCATCAGCATACCAATTTTTTTTAGCATCACCTGTTTGTAATGCCTCAATTGCAGCTTGGGTAATCTGGTAACTAATAGTACCCACAAATTTATGCATATTCTTTTGTAGTTCGTTCTTAACAAAAGGATAACATTAATTCAGTTTACTCAAAAAAACCTGAGTATTTTTATGAGTTGCAAGGTCTACTATCACGAAAAATAAATCTTTTGGGACTTTTAACTCAATGACTTCGGTAACATCACCATCAAATATTATAGCAATAGGTTGATTACCATAAGCACAAGCTTGATCCATTCTTCCACAAGGAGAAGGTGTTGTAATTTTACCCAAGTAGGTAAATTTAATTTCGTCTCTACGGCTCATGTTGAATTCATATATTTGATTAAATGCCCGCACTACTAGCAAACAAATAGCTGCACTGGAAGAAAGTCATTTTTGAAAGGGTAAGTCTGTGACATATTTATCAATTTCTAATCCTCCTACTTGATAATGATTCAAAATTTGATAGGCGACACCAGCAGTATAATTAAAAAAACCTCCTTTTTGAGCTTGGGTAAGTAAGTAAAGTCTGCTTCTCCACTGGTAAGTTTAAGATTTAACAATTACTGTCAGTTAGAGAAGTCTTAATTATCAAATAAATTAGTAGGATGATATTTTACCTCAGCATATAATCCTTGATTAGTACCTACTAGCAAAGTATAACTCTCTTCTAATTGGGTATTGTGGGGATGATAACCTCCACCCCAATCAGTAAGTTCACCAAATAAGTACAAGCGTCCTGGAACAAAAATTTTCATCAATTTGTGGTATTTGGGAATTTTATTACAAAACTGGACAACTTTATCAAAAATCTACTCGGTAGATAAATAAATTTTGTTTTTTCACGTCTTTCTACTTAGTCAAAGTTAAACATATTGGGTGGAACTTCATTATAGACTTGCACAAATTTCAGCTATGTTTAAACAATATCTTTGAGTAATTGTAAATGTTGCTGTACCAGAACAATAGTATTAGCAGTAATCATCCCACTAGCAGCCACAGCAGGTAAACCTATTCCTGGAAAAGTCGAATCTCCACAACACAACAACCCCGATAAAGGTGTAGTACCACCAGGAAATAAACCTTTACCTGCAACTATAGCTGGCCTGTAACTACCATGATGACGACGTAAAAATCGCTCATGGGTCAGGGGAGTACCTACTAAAGTGACTTCGCAACGAGAATGAATATCAGGAATAATTCTTTCTAAAGCTTGCCACATCACTTCCTCCTTGTTTTAACAACGCATATTTCTGGCTATTGCGTTCCTTTTTTCGCCAAGTAGCACAAATTGTTCATCAATAAACGTATAAACGTGAATTAGGTGCTTACCTGCTGATGCTAAGGATGGGTCAAGAACTGAGGGAGTTGATGCAACTACGACATTTTGGGGTGCAGTTATACCTTTGTCCCAATCGTTCACTTCAATGTAGTGAATACGCAGATTTTTTGGTAATCCTGCTGCATCAATACCTAAATGCAGGTGTATGAAACTATCGCATTCAGGTGTTGCTTGTCGCTGTTCTACATACCATTTGGGTACAGCACCTGCGGGAATTAGTTTGAGGGTATCCCAAACAGAAGCATTAGGAACAACCGCTTTACTTGCTCTAATTTCTTTACCACTCCGCAGTCGCACTCCCACAACACGGTGGTTTTCTACTAAAACGGACATTAGTATTTAAAACTAACTTACCACCATGTTTATTTAACCCCTTCACCAGTGCATCAACTAAGGCACCACTACCACCAATGGGATAATCTAACTGCACATTAGGATGATACCAGTCTGCAAATATGAATGCAAATTCTGCGGCTATTGTGCCATTTGCGGGTAATCCTGATAATAAAAAGCAAAGTAAATCTCACCAGTTACGAATAAATGGGTCTGTGATTACACCATCCATGATACGGGAAAAGGACCCTGTTAATTTGATGACGTTAGGAGCTTGTTGGAGTAAAGCCGGGGCAAATTTACCCACTGTTAACATTGCACCTAAATGGTAGCGCAAGGCGGCGGGTGGGAGAGTGATCGCACTCTTACCCAAAGGTGTCATAATTTCCTGTAGTTTACACCATTCAGCTACGGCTTTATCTCCCCGCAGCTTTTGTAATATTTCACAAAACTGGTCAGCACCAACTTGAGCATCAAAGTTGCCTTCTGGCAGATAACAACCCCAGGTATTGTAATTAACACATGGTAAATCTTCGCCAATGGCATCTAAAACTTGACGTAAGGGAGTAGGGGAAGGGGTATAAGATAAACCAGAATATAAAGAGGCTCCCGAATCAAATTTGTAACTATTGCGTTCAAAAGTATGAGCCGCACCACCGGCAATGGAGTGAGTGGCTTTCTACTACTGTGACATCAATTCCATAGCGTGCCAAGAGTGCTGCACAACTCAATCCGCCAATACCGCTACCAATTACGACTAGTTCCGTATTGTTCATGAATGATGGTTGATTACTGTGCTTTTTCAAGAATGATAAAACTTGTAGTTACCAACAGCCAAGACCAATAGTTATACACCTGAGTAGGGTGCTAGGGCTAAAGTTTTCGTCATATCAGCAAGGAGAAAGCGATCGCAGGCGTTAAACAGTTCTACATCAGTCTGTGCCTGTCGCATCAGTTTTAGGAAATAACGTTCAGCATCAATCCTTAAGGTAATGTAGTTGAGGAACATTTTGAGATAGGCTACGCGTGATCGCATTGGTATAGTTGATGCTGTAGGGGTTTGCCATAACTGATCAATATAGTTGCGTACCTCTACTAAAGGAACTGCTCTGATCTACTCTCCTCGCAAAGCCTGCCGATCAGTTTCAAGACTTGTTAGCCCAAGCTGGGATGTAGCATAAAGAACT
It encodes the following:
- a CDS encoding macro domain-containing protein; translation: MLPPTYLNQLSVLKLKQWLLLHPNQYFLGFLESRLLFENLQQFAFEYKVKFVLLQHQELIRDSSVQGQFLKLVYRGKQDKLDLDIETALQEHIGNRNLDPDKKLGKPWRYPIGTTITLGSYEKRYFLTGRKQKSRPNVAQTGSIRRKHVRIPVEPISK
- a CDS encoding DUF3368 domain-containing protein → MDEHRGRIVATSYGLLITWLLEVLLQAKRKMLIHSVKVLIDQLIEQADFRVSDQLYTIILQSVGE